In Melospiza georgiana isolate bMelGeo1 chromosome 31, bMelGeo1.pri, whole genome shotgun sequence, the genomic window CCTAAAATATCGTTCATTTTTATCCAGCATTCCCCAAAAATTTTTCCCTAAAATATTGCTCATTTTTATCCAGCATTCCCTAAAATATCATTCATTTTTATCCAGCATTCCCTAAAACTTTTAGCTAAAATATCGCTCATTTTTATCCAGCATTCCCTAAAATATTGCTCATTTTTATCCAGCATTCCCTAAAACTTTTCCCTAAAATATCTCTCATTTTTATCCAGCATTCCCTAAAATATTGCTCATTTTTATCCAGCATTCCCTAAAATATTGCTCATTTTCATCCAGCATTCCCTAAAACTTTTTCCCTAAAATATCGCTCATTTTCATCCAGCATTCCCCAAAAATTTTTCCCTAAAATATCACTCAATTTTCATCCGGCATTCCCTAAAATATTGCTCGTTTTTATCTTGCTCTccacagcttttcccaggggGCCACCACATATCTGTCCCTACAGGGACAGCCTGACCATATTAGGATCCATCTCCATGAAACAAATCCAGCCAGAGAGGGAGGTTGGGACACTCACGTccccctgggatgtcacctcgtccccctgggatgtcacctCATGCTGGTGGCTCGTGGTGCTCACTGCAAAGCTGGGGAAATCCTGCTAAGGGCACTTGCTCCTCATAAATCAGGATGACCCTGTGAAATccgggctgggagaggaggaagcgGCTTTTGCAACTCTTCCATAAAtaaacagagctgctggaccAACCGGGGagcaggaagccctggggaAGGGCTCCACACTCACTTtctcaggggggaaaaaaaggtgataaaaatccccaaagtgTGACGAAAACCCCAGGGTAGGCACAGCCACGAGCTCCGAGCTCCCACCCACACTCTGAGCCCCCACAAAGGACCAGGCCCGTACCCGAGAAAGTCCCCTtggccaggcattccttcacGCGGTTGGTCCTCCGGACGTGGAAGGCTTTGGTGATCTCCTGGTTCATGAACGCCTCGTTGTTGAGGATGTTGGCCACCATCATGCGCAGGTCGAACACCTCGAGCAGCTCGGCGATGTGGGCGATGTGCATCAGGTCCCGCTCGTTCTCGTCCAGCTCGCCCGTGTACAGGTACTTCAGCACGGCCCGGAAAGGCCCCGGCTGGATGGACGCGTCCATCTTCACCACCACCATCAGCTTGGACTTGTAGGTCAGCGGGTCCTCGGCCATCTCCTCCTGGATGCTGGTGAAGGCCCTGCTCCACGAGGAGAGGTTCCGGCCGCGCCGCAGCCCGCGCTCGCCGTTCTCGTAGCGGTCGCCGCGCAGGATGCCGTCACTGGTGGAGGCTCTAAGGCACGGTTTGCGCTGGCCGGGTCCGGCCTCCTCGGCGCTCTCGCAGATGTCGAAGCTGGCGGCCCTGAGGAGGAAATCCCGCCCGTGGTGCCTCTCCTCCTGGTGCAGCACCCGCTCGGCCGCCGCCGTGACGGCCGCCGCCCCGAAGCCGTGCCCCGTGCCCCCGCTCTGCTGGTCCTCCTCGCTCAGGTCCATGAGGAACAGGTCGTAGAActtggaggaggaggtggagaggTAGATCTTGTGTGCGTAGATTTTGATCTTCTCTTGCAGCACCAGGATGACGTCCGCGCACAGGGGGTCCTCCAGGAGGTGGGCCGGACGCTCCTCGTTGTTGGAAGGGGGGTCCGGGACGATGATGATGGGAGGAGGGGGCTTGGGGGGCAGGAAGGGGGCTTGGAGCAGGGGCCGCTGCACGTTGCGCAGGTGGGACTTCCAGAACTGCAGGTGGCGGCGGGAGATGAGGGCGGCACGGATGGCATTGTCAAAGACGTCCTTGACGCCGAACTGGGCCACCACGCTCGTCTCGTAATAAGGGATCCCCAGCTCCTTGGCCACCTCCCTGCCCTTCTCCGGGGGAAGGATCTCGTTAGGTTTAATTGGCCTGAAATAGACAGGAGATAATTAATGGAgagtgttggggaagatgaaacaggaaagcctcataaatatgattgtctggcaaaagattttgagaatatagaaaccataagcgagattgaaatgaaagcaagctttgagatccctcagttactgaacaactggaaaacaatgtgtggccagctgaaggtgatcccctttggatggaacaacaccctctgcttgcagacagctccaaggctcagagcagaccctacagcttggcagaagggcccaaagaggagtttttagggtttaaaatgtaacacagtaggggaatgtaatgattcttataggctgtatggaaatgctgtaggatttttATATTGTACTAGactggttagtgagaattagaatattcaacacagaagaagatttatggtattggaACGGGAACCTTGCTCTCTTACGCTTTTATTCTCTTACCCTTTTATGCTCTTACCCTTTTTACTCCcttactctcttaccctctcatcctctctgcccctctcttctctcaggcctgctctaagctgtgcctggcagctcccagcaaggcccctctgcaataaaccccaagttccaagccctggctgcagagatctctcatctccacCCATCCCAACCATCCTACCCCCCAACACTCCAACAGAAGAGAGCTCCTGAGAtgaggagggcaggcagggcacgGGGTCCCACCTGGCCAGGGGTCGCCGTGCCCGGTTGACGGCCTCCAGGTCGGCGTAGCGCAGGTCGAGCTGGCAGCCCACCAGGATGACGGGGGCGCGGGGGCAGAAGTGTTTGATCTCCGGGTACCACATGGTCTTCACATGGTGCAGGGAGTTGGGGTTGGCGATGGAGAAGCACAAAACCACGACGTCGGACCTGTGAGGGGACAAGGCAGGGGTCAAGGTCCTGTCTGGGgactccctccctccctggagTAGTGTCTGTCCCTacctgttgtggtgtgctgtaatgtcccattttggccttccaggtcattcccccaggtgtgcctatgtctctctcccttcccccttgcccccatgctgagtgagtcctgtcaatcaggctgaacattccagcaaggcgtcgtgtgcttggtcaagttcaaaggatgcccctgtgcccagaggtcattggcctgtctgggtgtcatcttcccctgagaccctgcccctctcacctggttggtggctcacctgtacctcccctccccctgtccctgagcttaaaaaggtgatcagaccatgcggtctctattctgttggagcagttgctcacgttcagacctctgtaaccatggaatgaacctctggacattaaaccctccagcagaatcctctcctttttctcttcaccatcgcctgaagccattcctcctgaggtaaacggggttccaacaagcctggacttgttcagtgcccagctgcaatctccagcaagccaaggtatctctggggtgatacaccgcagttgctgcctttggcccagcagcgagggtcagactggcccaggcacaatctaactgggaatattgggagcctttttttccaatacCTACCTGCCGTAGGCAAAGCGCCTGTCCTTGTGGTGGTCACCAAAGGTGTCCCAGAGGCGCAAGGACACGCTGACATCATCTACCACATCCCGGGAGCGCTCCAGCACCTGGGGGAACAGAAACCATCCAGCTCCTCAATCCCTGAGCCTcacaaggacagcagcagggctgtccccacgGCGGGGAGTCAGCCACAACGCCACCTCTTTGGGGTGCCCATGGGGTCAGGGCAGCCCTCACCTCCTGGCAGACGCGGTACTGGTCGATGGCCCACACCGTGGGCACGTGGGTGGCGAGGAGCTGGTACTGGGTCAAGGTGGCGTTGCAGGCACGGGCACAGATGAGCCGGGTCTTGCCCACCGCGTTGTCCCCGACCACGACGCACTTGATGGTTTCTACGTTTGGCCTCTCATAATCCATGTCAGAATCCATTAATTGGGACCTGCGGGGGGGAACGAGGGCTCGGCAAACGCGGCCAGGACCAGCCAGGGGTGtctccagagcagcacaaagcaggagGATGCTGACACTCCCTGGCAGCTCGGGgaagctctgcagcagctgccctgcccttcccagctcacCGTGCCCGCCAGTCCCCTTTAAAATTTCATGTTCTGGTGGCAgtgtggctgctgtgccacGTCAGACACATGGCCTGCGTTGGATTGCGCCCTCCTCCCTCCCGGCTCATGCCTGTTCATGTGAgatgaggctttttttttttcctctcccttcctcctcttccttttctccatctCCAGCGTTTGCAAGAGAAGCTTCCAGAGCCGCCTGACTGAGTGCAGACacgggcacagcctggctctgctgtctGGCAGGGCACACTGACCCGGCCCCCTTTTCCCACCCCATTCCCAAGGGGATGTTTGCTCCCAGCTAAGGGCAGCAAGAAACTCCTTAGGTTTTTAGGTTTCCCAGAGGCTCAGAAGCCACAGGGATTGGGAGAGCTCCCAGGAGCTCTCCTGAGAGAGATGTCAGattgctgtgggtgctgcaaaGCTGATGAGCAGCACCCAGGTGGGCCCAGGTGTGCCACCCATTCCCTGCTCAAAGCCAGAGCCTAAATCAGCCAGAATTAACTCATCACAGCCTGAACCTGAGGGTTTATGTGGTTTCCAGGGGGAAAAACACTGAGGCATTGAGGGGTAGCAAAAAGGGCAAAAAACCTCCACATCCCAATTTCTCTGAACTTCCCAAGGCCACAGATCTTTTCCCCCTTGGGATAACAAGGAGGACAAAAGAAACCCAACATCCCAATTTCTCTGAATTTCCCGAGGCCACAGATCTCTTCCCCTTTGGGATAGCAAGAAggacaaaaaacccccacatccCAATTTCTCTGAACTTCCCAAGGCCAGGGATCTCTTCCCCCTTGGGATAGGAAGAAGGACAAAAAACCTCCACATCCCAATTTCTCTGCACTTCCCAAGGCTACAGATCTCCTTCCCCTTGGGATATCAAGGAGGAGAAAACCCCCAGATCCCAATTTCTCTGAACTTCCCAGGGGCACAGATCTTTTTCCCCTTGGAATAACAAGaaggacaaaaaaacccaacatccAAATTTCTCTGAACTTCCCAAGGCCACAGATCTTTTCCCCCTTGGATTAACAAGAAGGACAAAAAACTCTATATCCCAATTTCTCTGAACTTCCCAATGGCAAAGATATCTTCCCTCTTGGGATATCAAGGAGGACAAAAAACTCCACATCCAAATATCTCTGAACTTCTCAAGGCCACAGATCTCCTTCCCCTTGGGATAGCAAAAAggacaaaaaccccaacatccCAATTTCTCTGCACTTCCTTCCCAAGGCCAGGGATCTCTTCCCCTTTGGGATATCAAGAaggacaaaaaaccccacatccaAATATCTCTCAACTTCCTAAAGCCACAGATCTCCTTCCCCTCGGGATATCAAGGAGGACAAAAACTCCCAATTTCTCTGAAATTCCCAGGGCCACAGATCTTTCCCCCCTTGGGATATCAAGGAGGACAAAAACTCCCACATCCCAATTTCTCTGAACTTCCCAGGGGCACAGATGTTTTTCCCCTTGGAATAACAAGAAGGACAAAAACCCTAAGATCCCAATTTGTCTGAACTTCCCAGGGCCACAGATCTCTTCCCCTTTGGATATCAAGGAGGACAAAAACCCCCCAGATCCCAATTTGTCTGAAACTTCCCAAGGCCACAAATCTTTCCCCCCGTGGAATAACAAGAaggacaaaaaaccccacatccaAATATCTCTCAACTTCCTAAAGCCACAGATCTCCTTTCCCTTGGGATATCAAGGAGGACAAAAACTCCCAATTTCTCTGAACTTCCCAGGGACACAGATCTCTTCCCCTTTGGATATCAAGgaggacaaaaaaaacccagatccCAATTTGTCTGAATTTCCCAAGGCCACAGATCTTTTTCCCCTTGGAATAACAAGaaggacaaaaaaacccccaacatcCAAATTTCTCTGAACTTCCCAAGGCCAGGGATCTCTTCCCTGTTGGGATAGCAAGaaggacaaaaaaaccccacatccaAATATCTCTCAACTTCCTAAAGCCACAGATCTCCTTCCCCTTGGGATATCAAGGACAAAAACTCCCACATCCCAATTTCTCTCAGCTTCCTAAAGGCCACAAATCTCCTTCCCCTTCGGACGTCAAGAAGGACAAAAACCCCACATCCCAATTTCTCTGAACTTCCCAGGGGCACAGATCTCTTCCCTCTTGGGATGTCAAGAAGGACAAAAACACCAACATCCCAATTTCTCTGAACTTCCCAAGGCCAGGGATCTCTTCCGCCTTGGGATATCAGGAaggacaaaaaaccccacatccaAATATCTCTCAACTTCCTAAGGCCACAAATCTCCTTTGCCTTGGGATAtcaaggaggagaaaaaacctCACATCCCAATTTCTCTGAACTTCCCAGGGGCACAGATCTCTTCCCTCTTGGGATG contains:
- the RHOBTB2 gene encoding rho-related BTB domain-containing protein 2 — protein: MERQIPVLRVRSQLMDSDMDYERPNVETIKCVVVGDNAVGKTRLICARACNATLTQYQLLATHVPTVWAIDQYRVCQEVLERSRDVVDDVSVSLRLWDTFGDHHKDRRFAYGRSDVVVLCFSIANPNSLHHVKTMWYPEIKHFCPRAPVILVGCQLDLRYADLEAVNRARRPLARPIKPNEILPPEKGREVAKELGIPYYETSVVAQFGVKDVFDNAIRAALISRRHLQFWKSHLRNVQRPLLQAPFLPPKPPPPIIIVPDPPSNNEERPAHLLEDPLCADVILVLQEKIKIYAHKIYLSTSSSKFYDLFLMDLSEEDQQSGGTGHGFGAAAVTAAAERVLHQEERHHGRDFLLRAASFDICESAEEAGPGQRKPCLRASTSDGILRGDRYENGERGLRRGRNLSSWSRAFTSIQEEMAEDPLTYKSKLMVVVKMDASIQPGPFRAVLKYLYTGELDENERDLMHIAHIAELLEVFDLRMMVANILNNEAFMNQEITKAFHVRRTNRVKECLAKGTFSDVTFVLDDGAISAHKPLLISSCDWMAAMFGGPFVESSTNEVALPHTSKSCMRAVLEYLYTGQFSSSPDLDDMKLIILANRLCLPHLVALTEQYTVTGLMEAAQMMVDIDGDVLVFLELAQFHCAYQLADWCLHHICTNYNNVCRKFPRDMKAMSGENQEYFEKHRWPPVWYLKEEDHYQRAKKEREKEDYLHLKRQPKRRWLFWNASSSPSSSPSSSAATASSSSSSSSSSAVV